The DNA sequence GCCGCGGACGTTTGTCCGGGCGCAGGGTGACTTTGCCCGGTACGGCGGCGCCGCCCTGGGTCAGGGGCACATTGTGCTCATCGACCACGTCGCGGCGCAGGGCGAAGATCATGCCGTTGACGTTCTGCGCGCCCAGGCGGTTGAACATCAGCGGTTGGTCGAACGCGACGACATTGGCGACCAGCGTTCGCTCGCAACGCGCGGCGGCCTCGGCGAAGGAACCTGTGCCCAGCAAGGCAACTGCCAGCAGGCTCAGGTTTATCAGGCGATGGGGTTGGGTGTGCCATTTCATGGTGGCGGGCCTCCGGGGTCGTTGCGCCGCTGCAGGGATCGATAGAACCGCTTGAGCAAGGCCCGTGCCACACATTTTTCTTATTTGTATTCAGATAGTTATGAGTTATTACTCGAAATTGCGTTGGGATTTTACCCCCAACCCCCAGTATTCGGGGGCTGGCCATACGCGATGGAGGCTGTACCCGGTTATGGGTGCAGCTGGGGCATTGCTGCGCCGGCCTTCACAGCGGTGCATCCGGAGCAAGGCCTTGCAAGGCGCGGTAGGTGCGCAGCACGCTGGGCACATAGCGCTGGGTCTCACTGAACGGAGGGATGACCCGCCCCCGGCGCAATACCGCCGCAGGCCCGGCGTTATAGGCCGCCAGCGCCAGGGCCATATCGTTATCGAACATCACCATCAGGCGCTTGAGGTAACGCGCCCCGCCTTGGATATTCGAGGCCGGGTCGAGCACGTTGCTGACCCCCAGTTCCCGGGCGGTGCCGGGCATCAATTGCATCAGGCCTGCTGCGCCCTTGTCCGAACGTGCCTTGGGGTTGTACCGCGACTCGGCCTGGATGACCGCGTGCAGCAAGGCCGCCGGCAGCTGGAGTGGGACGGCATCGTTTATCGCAAACGATTCATCAGCCTTACGCTGGCCTGGCTTGCAGGTGAAGCCGGTCGGTAACCCCGCTCGCCAACGTCGAAGGCAGCCACTTATCAGCATGACACTCTCAGCCAGCCGCGCGCCGACCCAGTTTGCCTTTTTCAAGCG is a window from the Pseudomonas sp. LS1212 genome containing:
- a CDS encoding lytic transglycosylase domain-containing protein — encoded protein: MLISGCLRRWRAGLPTGFTCKPGQRKADESFAINDAVPLQLPAALLHAVIQAESRYNPKARSDKGAAGLMQLMPGTARELGVSNVLDPASNIQGGARYLKRLMVMFDNDMALALAAYNAGPAAVLRRGRVIPPFSETQRYVPSVLRTYRALQGLAPDAPL